TTTCCCCATGGATTCAGCTAGCGTTGGCTACCCCCGTCGTGCTCTGGGCCGGTGCGCCGTTCTTCCAGCGCGGCTGGCAAAGCGTGCGTTCGCGCCATCTGAATATGTTCACGCTGATTGCCCTGGGTACCGGGTCCGCATTCGTGTTCAGCGCGCTGACGACGCTCGTCCCTGGGCTCTTCCCGGATTCCATCCGTGACGAGCACGGTATGTTGCCGGTCTACTTCGAGTCCGCGGCGGTGATCATCAGCCTTGTGTTGTTGGGGCAGGTGCTCGAGCTCCGGGCGCGTCAGCGCACAGGCGCCGCGATTCGTGAGTTGCTCGAGCTCGCCCCCAGCACCGCCGTCCGCATCAGCAAGCAGGGCGTGGACGAAGAAGTCGAGATCAGCGAAATCACTCACGGCGATCGCCTGCGAGTGCGCCCCGGCGAGAAGCTGCCGGTCGACGGCGTCGTCGAGAGCGGCAAGAGCCAAATCGACGAGTCGATGCTCACTGGCGAGCCAATCCCCGTGCTGAAGTCGGCAGGCGACAGCGTGGTCGCCGGCACTCTCAACGGGCAGGGCGCGCTCGTCATCGAGGCCACCGCGGTGGGTTCTGAGACGCTCTTGAGCCGCATCGTCCAGCTAGTGGGTGATGCGCAGCGCAGTCGCGCTCCCAGTCAAAAGCTCGCAGACTCCGTTGCCGCGTGGTTTGTCCCGGGCGTCGTCGCGGTCAGCGTAGCCACGTTCGTGCTCTGGTTCTTCTTCGGGCCGGATCCGCATTTCACCCACGCCATCGTGAACGCGGTGGCGGTGCTGATCATCGCCTGCCCGTGTGCCCTGGGCCTGGCAACTCCCACGTCGATCACCGTGGCGATGGGGCGCGGCGCGCACCTGGGTGTGTTGTTCAAGAACGCCGAGTCGCTGGAGGCGCTCGCTCAGATCGATACGTTGGTGGTCGACAAGACAGGCACGCTCACCGAAGGCAAGCCTCGCCTGCACGATCTGCAGCTCGCAGATAGCTTCGCAGAAGCGGATGTCCTACGCTGGGCCGCTAGCCTCGAACGCGAGAGCGAGCATCCCCTGTCTCGGGCGGTACTTGCTGAAGCCGAGGAGCGAAACCTCGAGCTCTTCAACGCGCAAGACTTCGAGGCGGTCCTCGGGCGCGGCGTGTCCGGTCGAGTCGATGGGCGTGCGGTACTCGTCGGAAACGTGGAGTTTCTGCGGGAGCGCGACATCGATCCCGGCGCGCTGATCGAGGCCGCCGAGCGCAAGCAAACCGATGGGCGGGGCGCGCTGTTCGTTGCCGTGGACGGGCGCGCTGCAGGTGTGCTCCTGGTCGAGGATCCCATCAAGCAGAGCTCGGCTGAGGCGGTGCGGGTGCTCCAGGAACGCGGCGTGCGGGTCGTGATGCTCACCGGGGACAACGAGCGCACCGCGAAAGCCGTTGCCGCACGGCTAGGCATCGAAGAGGTTCACGCGGACGCCCGCCCAGAAGACAAGCAGCGCGTGGTGTCGGAGCTGCAGCAGAGCGGCCGCGTCGTCGCGATGGCCGGCGACGGAGTCAACGACGCCCCGGCTTTGGCTCGCGCGAACGTCGGCATCGCCATGGGCACCGGAACCGGCGTGGCAATCGAGAGCGCCGGAGTCACTCTGGTGAAGAGCGACCTCTCAGCGATTCAGCGCGCGATCGCCCTGTCCAAGGCGACCCGGCGCAACATCCGCCAGAACCTGTGGTTCGCGTTCGGATACAACAGCATCGGCGTGCCGCTGGCCGCCGGGATCCTGTTTCCGTTCTTCGGGCTCCTGCTGTCTCCCATGCTGGCAGGCGCCGCCATGAGCCTCAGCTCCGTCAGCGTCATCACGAACGCGCTTCGGCTGCGCCGCGCTCATGTCTGAGTCAGCGCGACGTGAGTCCTGAGTAACGAGCAACCGAGCGAGGCACCATTTCAGTGCCTCGCTCGATTTCTTTTTGGGGGGAGAGTAGCGACGGTGCGTTACTCGGCCGGCACGGGTGTCACCTCACGCTGGGTGCGTCGCACGCCCACGGCAACCACCAGCCATACCAGCGTGAGCATGCCAGCCCCGAACGTGATCGGAGAAAGGCTCTCCCCGTAGCCCTCCATTGGAATCCTCGCGGAACCGTCCCAGTCCTTGAGGCCGGAGACGTAATAGAACACCGTGGAGAGGTCCATGGCCATGGCGGTGAGGCTCGCGAAGCAGGTCGCGGTGCTCAAAGCGCGAATCAAGACCAGGCGCCGCTCCGAAGGATTCACGCTGAAGAGCACCGCGTTGATCAAGGCCGCCATGCTAAGCGCCAGTACCACCCACATGCCCCAGCCACCCGCACGGAAAAAGTCCACCATGTCTGCCTCCAAGTTCGCTAAGTCGCGCCAAGCAACGCGACGGTTGTCGGAGTCGCACGAGCGACCCAGAAGCACTGCGCAGACGCTTGGCGACGCCTGCTGACCGCGCTTCCTCACCCCAAACGAACTGGCGGCGTGAACGTGACCGCCCTGCTGCCTTTTTTTCAGGTGTCGCTCGCGAAACGAATATTTCGGGACCTTTTTCGGGGGTTCTGGTGTCTGCTGGCTCCGAACCACGGCCTGACTGAGCTCTGACCCCATGCCCACCGAACTGACCAGCGACGAGATGCGTCGCCTCGTGGCCGGCTTGCAAAGCGGTCGGCGTGAAGCCCTCGACCAGGCGTTCGACAGCTACCGACCGCGGGTGTTTTCGTTACTGGTGCGCATGACCAAAGATAGCGCGCTTGCGGAGGACCTCACCCAGGAGGCGTTCATTCGCCTGGCTCGCTCTGCACCCAAGTTGCTGCCAGACACGCGCCTCGATGCTTGGTTGATGACGGTCGCTCGCAACCTCGCACTGGACCACTTCCGCTGGCGCCGCATGCACCGCGCCCTGACCAGTGACACGAGCGTAGGTGAGAGTTTCGCAAAACCGGAAACACCGTTCGCCAGGGTTGCGCTGTCGCAGACTCAGCGCCGCGTGGAGCAGGCACTCGGGCTCTTGAACGATGAGGAACGAGAACTCTTGCTGAGCGTCGGCGTATCGGGGTCGACTCCAAGCGAATTGGCGCGCACACTAGGCTTGAGCGCGGGGGTCGTGCGTAAGCGACTGAGCCGCGCCCGAGCGAGGCTCCTGGCGCTGCTGGAGCAAACGGCATGACTGGCGACCGCGATTTTGAAACCCTTTCAGAGCTCGCTGACGAGCGTTTCCTCGCGGCGCTCGAGCACGAGGTGGACGAATCGGGAGATCCGCTGGTCGCACTGTGCGCGGCGCTGCCCGCCTACGACTTACCCCAGGCCAACGTCGCAAAGATGCGGGCTCGCCTGCACGCCGAGTTCGAGCTGAGCCATGCGGGCGCAGAGCAAGCCACGCGGCGCGAGCGCCTTGGCAGAGCGGGCAGACTGATCGAGTTCGCCGTGGTCGCCTCGGTATGCGTCATTCAGATCGTGTGGCTCTTCAGCATGCTGTCGCACCACTGAGCCCGCTGACGCCTCACAATTTCCTCAAGGGAATAGCGCCTAACCCTCGGGGCGCAGCAAGAACAACGCGCCCAGGACAACGAACAACACTCCGGCGCCGCGTCGCAACCACACGGGCGACACGTAGCGAGCGACGACGTCGCCCGCGAGCACCGCGAGGGCGCTGGTTGCGATCAGCGCGAGGGCTGCTCCAAAGAACACCGCCCAGCGAGAACGTCCTCCACCCGCAAGGGCCATCGTGGCGAGCTGCGTCTTGTCCCCAAGCTCTGCGAGAAAGACGGCGGCGAAGGTCGAACCAAGGAGCTTCCAGTCCATGGCGCTCCGTAGCACGCCCCAAGGCTTGCGTCGGCTAGCTCGACCACGGGGCCACGACCTCGGGGGGCGTGACAAACTCCGACGGCGCGCGACCCAAACAGGCGCGGAACGTACGCGTCATGTGCGCGTGATCCGCGAAGCCCGCTGCTTGGGCCACACTCGCTAGATTCCCACCAGGCAGGGTGAGCGCGCGTAAGAGACGGCCCCAGAGCACGTGTCGCCGGAGCACCAACCCCGTCTCGCGCCTCACCAAACGCGAAAGATGATCCAGGCTCACGCCGCAGTCACGAGCCAGCGCGCCAAGCCCTTTGCCTGGGTCAGCCTGCAGTGCACGCAAGCAGTGCGCCACCCGCGAGTCGACATTTTCTACTCCTCGCGGAAACAACTCTTCGGCACACAGCTCGACCACTTCCGAGCCTTGTCTGCCGTCCGCCGTGTCGAGGGGTAGACTGAGGAGGCGATCCACCATCCGGCCATCAAGCAACCGTGGACGCGCGTCGTCGCGCCAAGGCGCGTGACGACTGCCCGGCGCGAAGAACACGGCGATCGACCCGCCCACAGCGCCAGTCGAGTGGCTGAGATTGGGTGGGATCAGGATTCCGCGCACGCCTGCAGCCGGTGGAAGCTTCAGCTCGGGGCAATTCAACCAAACCGGCGCGTCGAGACCGAGATGCAGCTTCCACGCGTAGTGGGCGTGGGTCGTTGTGCGCTCTCCGCGACTCAAGTGAAGAGCCGCTTGAGAAAAGACGCGCGCCACGCCCGCTTCCCCGGAAACGTTCAAGCCGGCGGGGAGCGGATTTGCCATGCCTCCACTATGGCTCGCGATGCTCTCGCTGCCTACACGCTTTGTGTGGGCCTCCTGGTGTTGAAGTTCTTCATGACCATCTCGGTTCAAGCCTGGGTGCGCATGCGGACAAAGCGCTTCCAGTATCCAGAGGATGCCCGCGCGTTCAGAGGCGAGCTGGCGCCCGAAGAGGCCGACAGCGTGGTGCGCGCCCAGCGCGTGCTACGCAATGACGGAGAGAGTCAGCCATTCTTTCTGGCGGTGGCTGGTCTGTACGTGGTGTGCGGCGCCTGGCCCAGCGGAGCTTGGTTCTACTTCGGCACCTATGCGCTAAGCCGTTGGGTACATACTTTGTGCCTGCTGCGCCCAACGCAGCCGCTCAGAAACTTCGCGTTTGGCTGCGGCATCTTGTGCTTGTTCGCGATGCTGATCCACGTCGGGGTGACCCTTTGTTTCCGCGCGGCTTAGCGTTGCACGGTTCAGCTCAGCCAAATCAACGGCTCGCCAACGGAGTAGCCATCGTCTGTCGTGATGAAGCGCGTCGGCTTGCTGGGGTTATCCTCGATGGCACGGCGTAGCTTGCGCACCGCGGCCTGCAGGCGATTGTCATGACGCAGCGGGTGATACTCCCGCTCACCCCACGCCTCGAGCACGAGCTGTTCCTTGCTAGCCCGACCGCCATGGCTAACGAGCACCTGCAGCAGTCTGCCAAGCAGCTCCCTCTTGCTCAGGTCGACGACGCGGCCATCTGGCAGAGTGACCATCAAGGACTGGGCCCACATCCCCCACGCCTGCTCCCAGCGAATATCCTGCTGGTCACAAACCACGCGGATACGCTCCGCGTGCTGAAGCGCGCGGATGGCCTCCACGATCAGCTGGTCGTACGCGTCTAGCTCCACGCTCGCACCCAGCAAGGCGCGCACCCGGCGACTCGTCGCGGGCGAGACCAGCGATTCGCTCGCCAAGCGCCGCCAGAGCGCGATGTCCGGCTGATCGCTACGAGCGACTGCTGCGAAGAACTCCGCGTCGGACTGGCAGCGTTGAGAGCCGAGGCGGTCGGCGACCACCGACAGACGGCGGGCTTCTGCCGCGAGCTCGCCCACCCTCCCCAACACGCAGAGCACTTCACAGCGCCCAGCGCGCGTCGACCCGAGCGCCACCCCGAGATCGAGCTCCAGCGCCAGCTCGATGGCTTCGTCCACCAACTCGAGCGCGCGCTCCCCTCGCCCTGCGAGCAGCGCGGCCTCCGCCGCAACCCCCAGATTGACGACACCGACTTTGGGAAACTCCGCGCGCTGCACCCGCTGCAGAATGTCCGCGACAGTTGCGTCATCCGGCACCAGCCGCAGCGCGGCAACCTCCGGATCCCCAACAGCAACCGCAATGTGCAGCTGAGCCCGCAGCCTGTAGAGATGGAACATGCGCGCGTTCAAGCTCTGAGGGTCCGCGACAGGACACTCTCGCGTGACGACCTGCCCGGCGCGACCGAGGTCGACGGCCAACAGCAGTCGATAGTTCTCTGCGACGCAGCTCAAATTACTCGCACCGACACGCTTTCCGTAGGCACTCACCTCACTCAGCGCGTCGTCGAGACCATCTAGTTCCCCAAGGAAATACCTGCAACGCGCATCCAGCAACGACATATGCGGGCGCAGCATGCTCACGCTTCCGACGAAGGGCCAGAGCATCGCGAGGATATCCCGGCAGTCGTCCAGGTCCCCTCGCGCGTGCTCGATGCTCGCCCGCGCGAACAGGGCTTGTCGACCTTGCTCGCTGTAGAGCGCTGGGGCAGGACCAGCGTCGACTTCGTCCATGAGCTTGGACGCCTCGCTCACCCGACCCACTTCGTAGAGCGCCGACGCCAATCCGCACTTCGTCTCTGCCTGCAACTCGGCTGGCAACTTCGGCAGCAGGGTGGTCAGCGCCTCGAGTTCCCCTTCGGCTGCCGCGCGCTCGCCTGCGAGTGTCCAACTCCGAGCGAGTAGCAGTGACCGCCTTGCGCGGCTCGCAGGATCGTGCCCAGGGAAGGCTTTGAACGCTTCAGCGGCCTTCCCCCACTGAGCGGTGTTCGCGTAGCACCCTGCCAAGAGTAGCGCGGCCTCGAAGCCCAGTTCGGCACGCTGCTGGGAGCTTGCTTCGGAACTGGTGAGTTCCTGCATGACCGCAGCGGCGATCTCCAACGCGTCCTCGAACTGGCCGCGCCTAAACAAGACGCGCCCCCAGAGCAGCCGATCTTGGAGGTCGTGACTGCCAGGCGGGGAAAGCACCACCAGTTCCTTCGCGGAGGCCGCTTCGACAGCCACCCGCAAGCGCCAGCGCTCCAGATGCGGGCCGCTGGCTCCTTCGAGGAGCTGCCACAGGCTGCGGCCGTAGCCCTGTTGGATCCAGGTTTGCCCACGGCGCTCCAAAACGCCTGCAATCCGGGCGTCGAGACCGAGTTCATTCATCAAGCGAAGCGCTGCTAGCGCCGCCTCGGGATCCTCCGCATCGATCAGCGCCGCGGCGACTTGCCAATCGAACGCGGAGTCCGGCGCGCAGACCTTGGAGCGCTGAAGCTCCTCGCGCACCAACTCATGCACTCGGAAGCCATCCCCCTGGCGCTCGAGCATGCCCCGATCCTGGAGGCGCGAAAGGCTTTCCTCCCCGCAATCAATACCCATGCTCTCGAGCTGAGCGTCCGTTAGAGGCACTGCCGCACGGCACAGCGCGAGAAGCAGAGCGCGATCCGCCCCCGCCAGCTGCAACAAGTTACTCCCGGACTCGAGCGCCACACCCTCTTCCGCAGCCACCAGCTCCTGCTGCAAACGCCACGGCGATCCCTGCGCGGCAGACACAAGGCGTTCCCGTGCGCCCGCGTCGAGGGCTGGCGCGCGAAGCTCCAGGATTTGTTCGAGCTCCGGGCGGGTCAACTCGAGGAGTCGGACGGCTTCGGCGCCGAGCCGTGCGTCGAAGCCAGCGTCGTCGTGAAGGATCAGCCAACGACTGCGACTCGCGTAGCGCAGCAACAGGTGTGCGAACTCCCGCAGGGACGTCGGCTCCGCGCGCTGCGCGTCATCAACCACGATGCACAGCTCATGGGCCTCCGTGAGGTCGAGCAGCACGGCGCTCACGGCGTCCAGATCATTGAGCGCGCTGCGCCAAGTCTGCTCGTCGAGAATTCCCATGCGGAAAAACGCACTCCCGAGCACCAGCCTCAGGTCCTCC
This Polyangiaceae bacterium DNA region includes the following protein-coding sequences:
- a CDS encoding copper-translocating P-type ATPase, producing MNAKHSCCHSPPALEPEAPPKPCCKSKHNTRSAEPLVEAEAPHQSEHTPACEHHAKKAEAHQHHGPACHADRALVSAPEPAPDASAGHCCHTHTPQKPKSAAEAARLADVEHICPMHPEVRQMGPGTCPKCGMALEPVAFSLSDEEDPELVDMRRRFWLSLVFSVPLLVLAMGPMLIPSLSHSAPTLFSPWIQLALATPVVLWAGAPFFQRGWQSVRSRHLNMFTLIALGTGSAFVFSALTTLVPGLFPDSIRDEHGMLPVYFESAAVIISLVLLGQVLELRARQRTGAAIRELLELAPSTAVRISKQGVDEEVEISEITHGDRLRVRPGEKLPVDGVVESGKSQIDESMLTGEPIPVLKSAGDSVVAGTLNGQGALVIEATAVGSETLLSRIVQLVGDAQRSRAPSQKLADSVAAWFVPGVVAVSVATFVLWFFFGPDPHFTHAIVNAVAVLIIACPCALGLATPTSITVAMGRGAHLGVLFKNAESLEALAQIDTLVVDKTGTLTEGKPRLHDLQLADSFAEADVLRWAASLERESEHPLSRAVLAEAEERNLELFNAQDFEAVLGRGVSGRVDGRAVLVGNVEFLRERDIDPGALIEAAERKQTDGRGALFVAVDGRAAGVLLVEDPIKQSSAEAVRVLQERGVRVVMLTGDNERTAKAVAARLGIEEVHADARPEDKQRVVSELQQSGRVVAMAGDGVNDAPALARANVGIAMGTGTGVAIESAGVTLVKSDLSAIQRAIALSKATRRNIRQNLWFAFGYNSIGVPLAAGILFPFFGLLLSPMLAGAAMSLSSVSVITNALRLRRAHV
- a CDS encoding RNA polymerase sigma factor, which gives rise to MPTELTSDEMRRLVAGLQSGRREALDQAFDSYRPRVFSLLVRMTKDSALAEDLTQEAFIRLARSAPKLLPDTRLDAWLMTVARNLALDHFRWRRMHRALTSDTSVGESFAKPETPFARVALSQTQRRVEQALGLLNDEERELLLSVGVSGSTPSELARTLGLSAGVVRKRLSRARARLLALLEQTA
- a CDS encoding AAA family ATPase, producing MVETLSQPPRSTLPPLPRIPLRYRVPNPPPVFAGRDVELRRLALRLGTYPLTLLLGAPGMGKTALVSRALHEAIPTRGPAIYVPVPATRPAEDLRLVLGSAFFRMGILDEQTWRSALNDLDAVSAVLLDLTEAHELCIVVDDAQRAEPTSLREFAHLLLRYASRSRWLILHDDAGFDARLGAEAVRLLELTRPELEQILELRAPALDAGARERLVSAAQGSPWRLQQELVAAEEGVALESGSNLLQLAGADRALLLALCRAAVPLTDAQLESMGIDCGEESLSRLQDRGMLERQGDGFRVHELVREELQRSKVCAPDSAFDWQVAAALIDAEDPEAALAALRLMNELGLDARIAGVLERRGQTWIQQGYGRSLWQLLEGASGPHLERWRLRVAVEAASAKELVVLSPPGSHDLQDRLLWGRVLFRRGQFEDALEIAAAVMQELTSSEASSQQRAELGFEAALLLAGCYANTAQWGKAAEAFKAFPGHDPASRARRSLLLARSWTLAGERAAAEGELEALTTLLPKLPAELQAETKCGLASALYEVGRVSEASKLMDEVDAGPAPALYSEQGRQALFARASIEHARGDLDDCRDILAMLWPFVGSVSMLRPHMSLLDARCRYFLGELDGLDDALSEVSAYGKRVGASNLSCVAENYRLLLAVDLGRAGQVVTRECPVADPQSLNARMFHLYRLRAQLHIAVAVGDPEVAALRLVPDDATVADILQRVQRAEFPKVGVVNLGVAAEAALLAGRGERALELVDEAIELALELDLGVALGSTRAGRCEVLCVLGRVGELAAEARRLSVVADRLGSQRCQSDAEFFAAVARSDQPDIALWRRLASESLVSPATSRRVRALLGASVELDAYDQLIVEAIRALQHAERIRVVCDQQDIRWEQAWGMWAQSLMVTLPDGRVVDLSKRELLGRLLQVLVSHGGRASKEQLVLEAWGEREYHPLRHDNRLQAAVRKLRRAIEDNPSKPTRFITTDDGYSVGEPLIWLS
- a CDS encoding TMEM165/GDT1 family protein, with product MDWKLLGSTFAAVFLAELGDKTQLATMALAGGGRSRWAVFFGAALALIATSALAVLAGDVVARYVSPVWLRRGAGVLFVVLGALFLLRPEG
- a CDS encoding MAPEG family protein produces the protein MARDALAAYTLCVGLLVLKFFMTISVQAWVRMRTKRFQYPEDARAFRGELAPEEADSVVRAQRVLRNDGESQPFFLAVAGLYVVCGAWPSGAWFYFGTYALSRWVHTLCLLRPTQPLRNFAFGCGILCLFAMLIHVGVTLCFRAA
- a CDS encoding helix-turn-helix transcriptional regulator — encoded protein: MANPLPAGLNVSGEAGVARVFSQAALHLSRGERTTTHAHYAWKLHLGLDAPVWLNCPELKLPPAAGVRGILIPPNLSHSTGAVGGSIAVFFAPGSRHAPWRDDARPRLLDGRMVDRLLSLPLDTADGRQGSEVVELCAEELFPRGVENVDSRVAHCLRALQADPGKGLGALARDCGVSLDHLSRLVRRETGLVLRRHVLWGRLLRALTLPGGNLASVAQAAGFADHAHMTRTFRACLGRAPSEFVTPPEVVAPWSS